Proteins found in one Alicyclobacillus cycloheptanicus genomic segment:
- a CDS encoding MmgE/PrpD family protein: MYDSMSERLAEYIQQVQYVALPKSVEQATKVAFLDWLGNAIVGSQMPPAQMTHRVLAAQGGAPQATVIGWRRSDVPLTVLGAHRPRSTALWATLANGTSSHIIELDDVHKASIIHAGTVVIPAALALAEWLGASGEELIEAIVAGYDVCIRIGEAVTPSHYQYFHTTGTAGTFGAAAAAAKLLKLSLEQTMHALGTAGTQAAALWEFIETGAMSKHLHSGKAGFNGVLAALLAKEGFTGAPKIIEGKRGFMNAMANSYDAAKVLDQLGTRYALLENCYKIHSSCRHTHHAIDLVIQLTTEHDLRPEEIERIEIGTYRVALDITDNLNPKSVYDGKFSIQYCAALAAVKRRAGLAEFTEENLNDPVVRSVLDRVHAFEDPACQANYPEKWGARVTIVAANGKRFEATTDYPKGDYENPVSADELIGKFTSLVQGYLDEPTTKAFVQRSMTLETLSNVSNFFAE, from the coding sequence ATGTATGACTCCATGTCCGAGCGCTTGGCGGAGTATATTCAGCAAGTTCAGTATGTCGCTTTACCGAAGAGCGTCGAGCAAGCAACGAAGGTCGCCTTCCTGGACTGGTTGGGGAACGCGATTGTTGGTTCACAAATGCCCCCGGCACAAATGACGCATCGGGTGTTGGCCGCGCAAGGTGGAGCACCACAGGCCACTGTCATTGGATGGCGCCGCTCAGATGTGCCTCTAACCGTTTTGGGGGCGCATCGACCACGTTCAACGGCGTTGTGGGCTACACTTGCAAACGGGACCAGTTCCCACATCATTGAGCTGGACGATGTACATAAGGCGTCAATCATTCACGCGGGGACCGTGGTCATTCCTGCCGCGCTTGCCTTAGCCGAATGGCTGGGGGCTTCCGGGGAGGAGCTCATCGAAGCCATCGTCGCTGGCTATGATGTTTGTATACGGATTGGGGAAGCGGTTACACCTTCACATTATCAATACTTTCATACCACGGGTACGGCGGGGACATTTGGGGCGGCCGCTGCCGCCGCCAAACTCTTGAAACTGTCCCTCGAACAAACCATGCATGCGCTTGGCACGGCTGGAACGCAAGCGGCTGCCTTGTGGGAGTTCATTGAAACTGGCGCAATGAGCAAGCATCTCCACTCCGGTAAGGCTGGATTCAACGGCGTTTTGGCGGCCTTGTTAGCCAAGGAGGGGTTTACAGGAGCACCCAAGATTATCGAAGGCAAACGGGGTTTTATGAACGCCATGGCGAATTCGTATGATGCCGCCAAAGTGTTGGACCAATTGGGGACTCGTTACGCACTGCTTGAGAACTGCTATAAAATCCACTCTTCATGTCGTCACACACATCACGCAATCGATCTCGTGATTCAATTGACAACAGAGCATGACCTGCGCCCGGAAGAGATTGAGCGAATTGAGATTGGTACCTATCGGGTCGCATTGGACATCACGGACAACTTGAACCCGAAGTCGGTCTATGATGGGAAGTTCAGTATTCAGTACTGTGCGGCGCTTGCCGCAGTCAAGCGCCGGGCCGGGTTAGCTGAGTTTACTGAAGAGAATTTGAACGATCCGGTTGTTCGCAGTGTCCTGGACCGCGTGCATGCGTTTGAGGATCCAGCCTGTCAAGCCAACTACCCCGAGAAGTGGGGGGCGCGAGTGACGATTGTCGCTGCGAATGGGAAACGGTTTGAAGCGACAACCGATTATCCGAAGGGTGACTATGAAAATCCGGTCAGCGCTGACGAATTAATTGGCAAGTTCACTTCCCTCGTGCAGGGCTATCTTGATGAACCGACGACGAAGGCATTCGTCCAACGTTCGATGACACTCGAGACCTTATCAAATGTATCAAATTTTTTTGCTGAGTGA
- a CDS encoding IS1595 family transposase, whose amino-acid sequence MNIHHIREAHFRNGVVCPRCGSKSTKRDGKMIGTGRQRYFCKACGRTFSDLTGTPLSYTKKSAEMWDEMARCMREGKSLRATAEELNIAVSTAFAWRHKILASLREHTDEDSELDGIVEADETFFRRSYKGSHFKDKLNPDARKRDFEQRFGRKPRKHGKGAYNQGVHKRGRSKDQVPVLVLRDRTARTVSLVLERVDAQTLRQEMIPVLGTDVVLCTDALPAFKKVCKDAAIEHVALNAKAGVRSRGVYHIQNVNAYHGRLKDWMVRFKGVATKYLANYMTWFEYLDTTRAITSGVWERRFLAMACIDTKKIHRKMVYTSECAICHQPIRTTDEAATLICVSYETGERKPDRLCHTACYDALIAETHPSQAIS is encoded by the coding sequence GTGAACATTCATCATATCCGTGAAGCCCATTTCCGGAACGGAGTCGTTTGTCCTCGCTGCGGCAGTAAATCGACGAAGCGTGACGGTAAGATGATCGGGACAGGCCGGCAACGTTATTTCTGCAAGGCATGTGGTCGAACCTTCAGTGACTTGACGGGAACCCCACTGTCATATACCAAGAAATCGGCAGAAATGTGGGATGAAATGGCTCGGTGCATGCGAGAAGGCAAGTCGTTACGAGCCACGGCCGAAGAACTCAACATCGCCGTCTCGACCGCTTTTGCATGGCGTCATAAAATCCTGGCCTCGTTGCGGGAACACACCGACGAGGACTCCGAACTGGATGGCATCGTCGAGGCCGACGAGACATTCTTTCGCCGTTCGTACAAAGGCAGTCACTTCAAGGACAAATTGAATCCTGATGCCCGCAAGAGGGATTTTGAACAACGATTCGGACGTAAACCTCGCAAGCACGGTAAAGGCGCATATAACCAGGGCGTCCATAAACGTGGACGGAGCAAGGATCAAGTGCCGGTGCTTGTACTTCGGGACCGTACGGCTCGTACCGTTTCGCTCGTTCTGGAGCGAGTGGATGCACAGACCTTACGTCAGGAAATGATACCGGTCTTGGGTACTGATGTAGTGCTCTGCACCGACGCTTTGCCCGCCTTCAAGAAAGTTTGCAAGGACGCCGCCATCGAACATGTTGCTCTGAATGCGAAAGCCGGTGTGCGAAGCAGAGGTGTGTACCACATCCAGAACGTCAACGCCTATCACGGTCGCCTCAAGGACTGGATGGTACGGTTCAAGGGCGTGGCGACAAAGTACCTCGCCAACTACATGACCTGGTTTGAGTACCTGGACACGACCCGAGCGATCACATCCGGCGTTTGGGAAAGGAGATTCCTAGCGATGGCCTGCATAGATACGAAGAAAATCCACCGCAAGATGGTCTATACAAGTGAATGTGCGATTTGCCACCAACCGATTCGCACAACAGACGAAGCGGCAACTCTCATCTGTGTCTCATATGAGACAGGCGAACGGAAACCGGATCGACTCTGCCATACGGCGTGTTACGACGCCTTGATCGCCGAAACCCATCCTTCACAAGCAATCAGTTGA
- a CDS encoding GntR family transcriptional regulator has translation MSDDWKVEDEPLSDKVTNMLRKLIVNQTFKPGDRLVQEELASRMGVSRMPIRDAFKRLAYEGLVVIEPRKGAVVAPVSRESFQEVYTLRMQLEPMANRLSAENLNIEDLGGLKSLCDQMEKCVAENDTYLFSQLNGSFHKLLRSKCQWRRLIHFVETLWDGLPPYTPTFIQGQAEQSQAEHRQILEAIQAREFASVETISRRHIERSRDLLLDRLEQLGYFVNHSGS, from the coding sequence TTGAGCGACGATTGGAAAGTGGAAGACGAACCTTTGTCCGATAAGGTCACGAACATGCTTCGAAAGCTAATTGTCAATCAAACCTTCAAGCCGGGCGACCGCTTGGTACAAGAAGAACTGGCAAGTCGTATGGGCGTGAGTCGGATGCCGATTCGCGATGCTTTTAAGCGACTTGCGTATGAAGGGTTAGTCGTCATTGAACCTCGTAAGGGTGCGGTGGTGGCGCCGGTTTCGAGGGAATCGTTTCAAGAGGTTTATACCCTTCGGATGCAACTGGAACCCATGGCGAATCGTTTATCGGCGGAGAACCTAAATATAGAAGATTTGGGTGGTCTGAAGTCTCTTTGTGACCAAATGGAGAAATGTGTTGCGGAAAATGACACCTACTTGTTTTCTCAACTAAATGGTTCTTTCCATAAGTTGCTGCGTTCTAAATGTCAATGGAGACGTCTGATCCACTTCGTTGAGACTTTGTGGGACGGCTTACCGCCCTATACTCCAACGTTCATTCAGGGGCAAGCGGAACAATCACAAGCAGAGCATCGACAAATTTTAGAGGCGATTCAAGCGAGGGAATTTGCGTCAGTCGAAACAATCAGCCGTCGTCATATTGAACGTTCACGCGATTTGCTATTGGATCGGTTGGAGCAGCTGGGGTACTTTGTAAACCATTCAGGATCATAA
- a CDS encoding YbjQ family protein, producing MLVVTTESVPGYEVEEVLGHAFGVIVRSRGIGGNLAAGLRSLVGGEIHEYTEMLEDARKDAVDRLVKNAHQMGADAVVMMRFDSSEIGQTMSEIVAYGTAVRLRRVSGA from the coding sequence ATGTTGGTCGTCACGACGGAGAGCGTGCCAGGGTATGAAGTGGAAGAGGTGCTCGGGCACGCGTTTGGGGTCATTGTGCGCAGCCGAGGCATTGGCGGAAACTTGGCGGCGGGGTTGCGCAGTCTCGTCGGCGGTGAAATTCACGAGTACACGGAGATGCTGGAAGACGCGCGCAAGGACGCGGTGGACAGATTGGTGAAAAACGCACATCAAATGGGGGCGGATGCCGTCGTGATGATGCGCTTCGACTCCAGTGAAATTGGCCAGACCATGTCCGAGATTGTGGCCTACGGGACAGCCGTTCGCCTCAGGCGCGTGTCCGGGGCGTGA
- a CDS encoding DUF2512 family protein has product MSNLVISVTNFILKWVAATLALWIAERVDPDLYLTFWQVFSTAMAIGIVGTITDLTVLPRMGNGRAVALDFIINVILIWLVPNLFHGAPISMAASLVCSAALSLIEYSTHIFMLKSERLIDRAR; this is encoded by the coding sequence GTGTCCAATCTGGTCATCAGCGTAACCAACTTCATTCTCAAGTGGGTCGCGGCCACGTTGGCGCTGTGGATCGCAGAGCGCGTCGATCCCGACTTGTACCTGACCTTCTGGCAGGTGTTTTCGACGGCCATGGCAATTGGCATTGTGGGCACCATCACCGACCTGACGGTGCTGCCGCGGATGGGAAATGGGCGCGCTGTGGCGCTCGATTTCATCATCAATGTTATCCTCATTTGGCTTGTCCCGAACCTGTTTCACGGCGCGCCCATCTCGATGGCAGCCTCGCTGGTTTGTTCCGCGGCGCTTAGCCTGATTGAATACTCCACCCACATCTTCATGCTCAAGTCAGAACGGTTGATCGACCGGGCGCGCTGA